Proteins co-encoded in one Dehalococcoidia bacterium genomic window:
- the atpD gene encoding F0F1 ATP synthase subunit beta, whose amino-acid sequence MAKGKVVQVIGSVVDIEFPSDSLPALFNAIEIKKDDGIKLVLEAQAHVGNNWVRCLSFVPTDGLARGVEAIDTGAPIKVPVGPASLGRIFNVMGEPLDNIGEVKAAERWSIHRSPPAFDEQETTTKVLETGIKVIDLISPFARGGKIGAYGGAGVGKTVIIQELIRSIASEHAGYSVFAGVGERSREGNDLWHEMKASGVISKTALVFGQMNELPAVRLRIALTGLTMAEYFRDVEHQDVLLFIDNIYRYTLAGMEVSALLGRMPSAVGYQPTLATEMGQLQERITSTAKGSITSFQAIYVPADDYTDPGVVATFGHLDAVISLERSLADQALYPAVDPLSSNSRILDPKVVGEEHYRVARDVQRVLQRYKDLQDVISILGIEELSEEDKITVARARKIQRFLTQPFFVSEVFTGRPGKYVKISETVRGFKEILEGKYDAYPEQAFYMVGVIEEVAEQAKKL is encoded by the coding sequence GTGGCCAAAGGGAAAGTGGTCCAGGTAATCGGTTCAGTAGTTGACATAGAGTTTCCGTCAGATTCTCTACCGGCGCTCTTCAACGCCATCGAGATTAAAAAGGATGACGGCATCAAGCTGGTGCTGGAAGCCCAGGCCCACGTGGGCAACAACTGGGTGAGGTGTCTGTCTTTCGTGCCTACAGACGGCCTGGCGCGCGGCGTGGAGGCCATTGATACCGGCGCTCCCATCAAGGTGCCGGTAGGCCCTGCCTCTCTGGGCAGAATTTTCAACGTTATGGGAGAGCCGCTGGACAACATCGGCGAGGTCAAGGCTGCCGAGCGCTGGTCCATTCACCGCAGCCCCCCCGCCTTCGACGAGCAGGAAACCACCACCAAGGTGCTGGAGACCGGCATCAAGGTTATCGACCTTATCTCCCCTTTCGCCCGCGGCGGCAAAATCGGCGCCTACGGGGGCGCCGGCGTGGGCAAAACGGTTATCATCCAGGAACTCATCCGCTCCATTGCCAGCGAGCACGCGGGCTATTCGGTGTTCGCCGGCGTGGGCGAGCGCTCCCGCGAAGGCAACGACCTGTGGCATGAAATGAAGGCCTCCGGCGTTATCAGCAAGACGGCTCTGGTATTCGGACAGATGAATGAGTTGCCCGCCGTGCGCCTGCGCATCGCTCTTACCGGCCTCACCATGGCCGAGTACTTCCGCGATGTCGAGCACCAGGACGTGCTGCTCTTCATCGACAATATCTACCGCTATACGCTGGCCGGCATGGAGGTATCGGCCCTGCTGGGACGCATGCCTTCAGCCGTGGGTTATCAGCCCACCCTGGCTACCGAAATGGGCCAGCTCCAGGAGCGCATCACATCCACCGCCAAGGGTTCCATCACATCCTTCCAGGCCATTTACGTGCCTGCCGACGACTACACCGATCCCGGCGTGGTGGCCACCTTCGGACACCTGGACGCCGTCATCTCGCTCGAACGCTCGCTGGCCGACCAGGCGCTTTATCCGGCCGTGGACCCTTTGTCATCCAACTCGCGCATCCTCGACCCCAAGGTGGTCGGAGAGGAGCACTACCGCGTGGCGCGCGACGTGCAAAGGGTTTTGCAGCGCTATAAGGACCTGCAGGACGTCATCTCCATTCTGGGTATCGAAGAGCTTTCCGAAGAAGACAAAATTACTGTAGCGCGTGCCCGCAAGATCCAGCGCTTCCTGACGCAGCCCTTCTTCGTATCCGAGGTCTTCACCGGGCGTCCCGGCAAATATGTTAAAATATCCGAGACGGTGCGCGGCTTCAAAGAGATTCTCGAAGGCAAATATGACGCCTATCCCGAGCAGGCATTCTACATGGTGGGCGTCATCGAGGAAGTGGCGGAGCAGGCAAAGAAATTATAA
- a CDS encoding F0F1 ATP synthase subunit epsilon — protein sequence MAKIRLDIVTAEKLVYSEDVDEVVAPGVEGQLGILPHHSPLMTMLSPGELIVKQEGSEISLAVSGGFMEVRPDRVIILADTAERADEIDLARAEEARKRAEQTMAEAPAGAEASLAAEAALQRALARLKVARRRRERPV from the coding sequence ATGGCAAAGATCAGACTCGATATAGTCACCGCGGAAAAACTGGTCTACTCGGAAGACGTGGACGAAGTCGTCGCCCCCGGTGTGGAAGGCCAGCTAGGTATATTGCCGCACCATTCACCGCTGATGACCATGCTCTCGCCCGGGGAGCTGATTGTAAAGCAGGAGGGCAGTGAAATTAGCCTGGCGGTTTCCGGCGGCTTCATGGAAGTGCGCCCTGACCGCGTCATCATCCTGGCCGACACGGCTGAGAGGGCCGATGAAATAGACCTCGCCCGCGCCGAGGAAGCCCGCAAGCGCGCCGAACAGACCATGGCGGAAGCCCCGGCGGGTGCTGAAGCCTCACTGGCTGCCGAAGCCGCTCTCCAGCGAGCCCTGGCTCGTCTCAAGGTGGCTCGCCGCCGCCGCGAGAGACCCGTTTAG
- the atpG gene encoding ATP synthase F1 subunit gamma, protein MANIRLIRRRIKGIQSTAKITKAMEMIAASKMRRAQERGLAGRAYTQKITEVISDLASVPQDKSPHPLLEARDPVKHIALVHISPDRGLSGGLVSNLNRKSAAFILEQSLPASVIAVGRKGLEFMRRTSQNVVAEFIQLGDKPNMVDTLPISRIIIDDFVSGKVDAVYITYARFVNTMVQTPTVIKILPVTPVAVEAGKNNPDYIFEPNSAAVLDALLPRFVEMGVYHAILEAIASEQSARMIAMRNATDNAEELIDDLTLVYNKARQESITTELLDIIGGAAALA, encoded by the coding sequence TTGGCTAATATTCGTCTGATAAGGCGGCGTATCAAAGGCATTCAGAGCACGGCCAAGATTACCAAGGCCATGGAAATGATCGCCGCTTCCAAAATGCGCCGTGCCCAGGAACGCGGCCTGGCGGGCAGAGCCTATACGCAGAAGATCACGGAGGTTATATCCGATCTGGCGTCCGTGCCCCAGGATAAAAGCCCACATCCCCTGCTGGAGGCGCGCGATCCCGTCAAACACATCGCTCTGGTGCACATCTCGCCCGACCGCGGCCTGTCCGGCGGTCTGGTGTCCAACCTGAACCGCAAGTCGGCGGCCTTTATCCTGGAGCAATCCCTGCCGGCCTCGGTCATCGCGGTGGGGCGCAAGGGGCTGGAATTCATGCGCCGCACTTCGCAGAATGTGGTAGCCGAGTTCATCCAGCTGGGCGATAAGCCCAACATGGTGGACACCTTACCCATTTCACGCATTATTATAGACGACTTCGTTTCCGGCAAGGTGGATGCCGTTTACATCACCTATGCCCGTTTTGTCAACACTATGGTACAGACGCCAACCGTTATCAAAATACTTCCTGTGACGCCGGTAGCGGTTGAAGCAGGTAAAAATAATCCGGATTATATCTTTGAACCCAACTCGGCTGCCGTGCTGGATGCGCTGCTGCCGCGTTTCGTGGAGATGGGCGTCTACCACGCTATTCTGGAGGCTATCGCTAGTGAGCAGTCGGCCCGCATGATAGCCATGCGCAATGCCACCGATAACGCCGAAGAGTTGATTGATGATTTGACACTGGTTTATAACAAGGCTCGTCAGGAGTCTATTACCACGGAGCTGCTGGATATCATCGGAGGCGCGGCGGCTCTAGCTTAA